Within Coffea arabica cultivar ET-39 chromosome 4e, Coffea Arabica ET-39 HiFi, whole genome shotgun sequence, the genomic segment CCAGTCTATCCTCTTCCTGCTTGAGAGTTTGTAGAGAACGAATTCCACTTCCAAAGTCCAGTTCAGATGGTCCCTGATCATCAATGAACGATCTCCTCTTGGAAAAAGCATTAAGAGGTGTTCCTCCATCATCCATGTCAAGGCCCTCAGCCTCCTGTTTTATATCTTCAAGAAAAAGTGCAGCATTTGACCTGATCTCGCTCAGCTTAGAAGCGGCGCTATCATGTTGAGGTGATAAGCTTGACCCTGAATGCCTTTTCCTGCATCGTAGAAATTCATTTAACCCCATATAACCAATCAACTTTGCAAACACACTATAAGTTATGGAGAAATGCCTGGAAAAAAGGATTGCCTGTTAACTATCTAAACCCAAAATCAGCTATAGGCCAAAGAACGTATTTTTCAGATGTTCCCCAATATAGAGAGCCAAACATTATGGTGCTCAGGCTAGGTTTGATTATTCCAACGAGCATAATTTTGTGTTGAATTGAAATACGAGCACACCCAACCTTTTGTAGCTTTTTAGATTTTGTGGTGGCGACATTAAACATATAGAGAACTTGGGGTGCATAAAACATTAGGGCTACTACATGAACCACTCTGCAATAATTTGTGGCGCCAGAACATTAGAGAAATAGAACAGGGTAGAGAAGGGCATAAATAATCTTAGGGGATGCTCTACCCGTATCGACGAAATTGCTCTCTGATGCTGAGATCTTCGGGGTCAAAGTAGCTCGGAGAAGCCTCCATATCCACATCTTCCATTCTGATTAAAGCTTCGAACCCTAATCTGTTACGGAAAGATGGTAGCAGTGAGCTTTGCCTGAATTGTGTAGCTTAAACCCTAGCCTAGCGTCTTTACGCGCGGGAAGGGTTTTGCTTAATTCCAACGAACGGAGCTATTCAGACCTGTGAACAGTAGACAGTGTCTTCAGCTGCATTGCAGTaccaacaattttttttttttatgttttcattttgttatttgtgtaaagGACatcagacttttttttttcccaatacaacacaaatcagaaatcagAGTACTGTAAATTAGGAGGGTGTAATAGTAACTGTAATGCACAACATTGGTAAAGTTTAGAGAGGTTTTAGTACATTTAACCCTAATAATATTATTAAGAATTAGGGTTTGTATACACTAACAATATAGCAATTTTTTTATACTAACAGTAGTAACAGCTATGGATGTATGGCACGTATGgatgatttgaatttcaaatttaaattcatgttatatgacgcgatttaagaaaatcatatatatatatataataaagtcgtattcTCAGTCTTATCCCTTCATGttttctctttcctacgtgGTTTAACGAGACGACAAGTAATTTCCTACGTGACTTGCTCCTTTTTTGTTTAGAtatatatcaattcttatttcctgtaagaattcttaatattatatgattcttatttcctacccaaaaaaggaactggaaagtaatgcgatataaataaaagagacataaATATCTCTATTAGATATATCTCCAAATTCATGCCAATAATTTGTGTACTGCATAGGGAACCGAAGTAAATAAGAATTGTTATCActacaaaaagtaaaaaattaactaatttcAAAATGAACCATTAATAACAGAAGTCAATATCTGATGTTGGAAATAGGattcttaataaattttattattaagtgTGTTATCAAGACATAGTGCATAGCACGAaatttatggaaaagaaaaaattaattgaatCCAATTAACTATATGTATTTGACCCGTATGGTCAAATATAAATTCCTATTTGAGCACGGGTTTGTAAATTCTTATAAACCTGTTCGTTGTTAATCAAAACATGCAGGTTATACTCATTGTTAGGTTATAGAATTCATAATACATCTCTGCTCAGATGGTGGGGAATATTTAGTGTGTGGACCCACACCATAGGAGTCCATGCACTTAAAGGATTCGATATAGTTGAAGTGGTCTTTCAAGATAAGTAAAATCTATCTTGAGAACGCACTTTTATTTCTtataagaattcttaatattataggattcttatttcctacccaaagttacgtactttaaacaacttaaatCACGATAAACTTACTTTTAATGTTCTTATCAATATCTCTTTATAttcttatcaattcttatttcttatGCCTACACTACATATAACCTCTAATATATTGatttcaagtatcaaattcatgGTTAGGTATTTTCAGTGCAAGCGGTTGGCACATTAAAGTATCGATTTTGGGTTTCCACTCCTCTTGATTATTAGGTACATCTTCTTtcaatacatattttttttaaaaaaaggcatgttgatcttcaattgtaaaagtttagtaacatatcttgaattttattttttttgtttttattttctgttttttttatgAACACATAGGATTAGTAATATATCTTGAATTAGTAAtaaatttctcttatatttcacatattatatctcacataatatttttgtctttaattttgataaatcattATCAAATTGGTGGAATCGACAATCAATACCAACCTAAAGCATCTTCTTCCCAGATCCCAACTAGTATAACAGATGATTCTAATAAACAACATTTCAATACACTTTATATGAATCACTCATCAACAAAAATCACAGAGGAAGGGAATCTTCATAAAAAGATTTGCATGAGAAGGTAGATTTAATATACTATTTTACTTTCTTAAATTATAATATTTACGTATTGTTATACACAATCTTGAATgcgataaatcatttattttttttatacttagTTATCCTGCTTTGCTATCATGCAGTGATAATGGAAAATCAATAAATGCTGATTTGCACGGACAAATCGAGGAGAATGTTCaaacagaagaaaaacaaaaacgagTTTCTGAAgagtagaatattatttgatactatttactgcactttttatttattttcaagtttttgaatgcTATGGTATTGTCGAAtgttattttttccatttttgaattattatttactgaattagatgttcaaatttatattataagaatacttTATATATGATGTGCATATAGTAATATACTTAAGAAAGAttataatgaaatatacattAAGTTTGTATTTCATAtcgaaatttttataaaattgactaaatagtttattatttttcgaaGATTCCCGTTCAACGAACGGTACAAAACTAGTTATATACTAACTGTGTATAAAAACATTATCCTATATTACGACAcctcatattttgaactaaattgtaaactaacagaattcTTTTTTTGTTGCCTGTGTAAATCTGCTCTCCTTATCAATTCTACTTGTATACTTTGCTATTGAGaggaacaaaaaaagaaaagaaactttttAATGGGGATTGAATCAATAGTGTATGCTTTGAGACCAAATAAATAACTTAATTTGGAAGGCTTTTTAATGGGAATTGAATCAACGGTGTATGCTTTTTAATGGGGATTAAATCGACAAGAAAAGAGATGAAGCAAACCCATTATATGTAGATGCTGGGAGTGAGTAGTATGGAAAAATTATTTTGGTCTCTTATATCATTTTAAATGGGTGAAGTGTGTAGACACCAAAGGAAAATTAAACggttattatttttagtttctcgGAATCATGATCCCATGGAAAAAGTATTATATCTTTTAATGCAGTATCTTGCAATTATTGCTTCAGTAATTGTGAGATTTACTCGATAAATTGGGACACGTAAAGGGAGCTCCATAGGGGCCGGGGAAAATGAGGCCGAGAATTGAAACCGttgaaaatttcctttattGACCTATTCCGATTGGAGGAAACTATCTCCAACGCTGCTTCGACAATAGGCTGGCTGCTGTGGAGTTGGTTAAAATGAGAGCCTCTTTGGAttgtgccttttttttttttttttgggtagaaatgtttttaaaaatattttcttgaccCATTTTATAATAACCTATTTGGCAACGCACGCACATTCTCTAATACTAAAACTCTGTTTGGCTGTTGCCGCGTCTGTCTATAGGGTTCATGGCATTTGGAGTAAAACGTAGCAATGCCCGATTAAAGAAATCCAGTATAAAGACGGGAAAGGCGTGGTAGCCCAAAATATTTCTCTCTTTGAGATGACAATCTCCAAATAAGAGACAATTATATGCACACGCCAATTTGTGATCAACCAGAACGATACAGCTCGAATGAGCGAATGCTCCATGGCTCAGATTCTCACTATCACAAGGTTTTAAGCTTGCTTTTGATGCCAGAAGCAAAGAGTCAGACTTAACAATTAAAGCGATCAATTAACATTTTTCTGAGTAATACTTCCCTGGAACGCTCTCTTGGCATGCGCATCGGGGGCCTATATTTCCTTTACAAGTTTAACTCGTTACTTCTTTAAGCGGGAGAGCCTTACAGTTTTCTCCACTTGGAAGCAATAATGTCTCGACAGCCCCAACACTGCTAGCGCCATACATATAGCCCTCAGAATTCAAAAGCAACCGTGTCTCATCGTAAGGGTATacagaagacaatagcaaccaAGCAAGGCAACTCCGTCCAACACTAATAGGATTAGTAGCCTTTCATTCCCTacaaaaccaatgaaaaagcATACATTCTATATGTTGATACACATGGCAAGCAGGTAAAGGATGGGTTAACAAACCCATCCATGTCAATGTCAATaaacataaaacaaaaataaaaaatccaagcCTCAAACAACAGCAAGTAGAGCAGGATAATTAGGTGGGTTTACAATGCCTGATCTTCTTGCATCACTGGTAGTACATAAGCTGCTGTGCAGCTGCAACATTTTGGAACCCCCCATCGTATATTGCTTGGCTAGCTCCAGCAGCACCCAACCCCATAGATGCTTGCTTCAGGGGATGTTGCCCTTGAGAGTGCATGAGGGCATGGACACCACCCATCTTGCTCATAGCTAGTTGCCGTTCATAGGCCAAGAGGTCAGTAGCCGAAAGGCCTGGCAAGGGTGCAAGAGCCGGTGGCGGAAGTGGGTTTGAGCTAGTTCCTGGTGGAGTTGGCTTGTTTCCCCATGAACACTAAGACACAAGGAAATTTGAAAAAGTCTAAATTTTAAGTGAAAATCCCAGCGCAATTCACTACCTAAGCAACCAAATTTGCCTACAATTTACCAAAGGATTTGATTAAGGTAAGGAAACAAGAAAGCATATTCGGAGGTACTCAAACCCTGCTCCCTTACCGTAACCCAGCAAAATAAAAGGGAACAGATGAGTAAGTTCATGATTCcaagaaaatgtcaaaatagGTGTCAGAGGAACCTGAAAGGCACACCTTAATTGGTTTCCCACAAAGAATTGACGGGGTATTGCCCATTTGAATCGCCAAAGCTGCCTCGGCATGGGTGCTGTATCTTACAAAGCCAAATCCTTTGTCACGCTGAACCCTGACTTCCTCAATCACTCCAGCACCCAAAGCATGGAAGTGCCGGTGAAGATCAAGTTGGGTTGCCTGCAAAAAGTAAAAGCACATTCTTGAAGTGCCTGCCAGAAACTCGCAAGTTCCACAATCAACTATTTCGatgtagtaaaaaaaaaaaagaaagaaagaagaaaaagtctGATACACacacgtgtgtgtgtgtgtgtgtatgtatatatatatatatacacaagtaaATGAAACAGGCAACATTCTCATTTATAAACTTAAAAATTCTGTTCATTGATTGTAAACTTGTAACAATCCTTTGGGGAAGGGAACAAGCAGAAGGGATGGATTCTTGCCTCTGGAGCAAGATTGCCCACATACACAGTGGTAAATTGTGGATTATTCTCTGGAGCATCATTATTTGCTGCCTCCTTCCCATCCTctgcaaaacaaaacaaaacaaaacaaaaaaatccttGGTGAGAAATATAGCACTCTTGTTAATGAACAGAGTAAACTCTGAAATCGCCAGTTCTCCTTGTTTCACTCTTTTAAAATTACGAAAAGACAACATTAGAAAGGGAAAGACTATACACAATATATCTTTCTTATTTCTGAATATGATTGTTCACCTGATGAACCAGTTGTCAGTTCCACAACACTCTTAGCATCAGAACTCTGCTTATCATCATTAGCACCAGCACCTTTAGTAGCCCAATTACAACGTATCTGTCTACTGCCAAGCCATTTTCCTGAAACAATAGGAACCAACAACTCTAAGATGCAACCATTCGAACAGCAGCTAGAGGGATACAAAAGTAACCAACTATATGAACATGAGCAAATAATCACAGCCAGAAAAGCAACCCCATCTCAAATATGGACAATTTCTTAATGATTTGTGAGTGATAAAACATGCCACTCGCCCcgctgggggggggggggaagcgAACCCATTTCATCAATTTTTCTTACCTGTTAAGTCATTTATTGCACTCTGCGCAtcctgaaaagaaaatgaagtccTGAGTATTGAATAAAACCAGTGAAGCGCATCAAATATCCAAATGATAGTTGCAGAAAGTGGCATACCTGCTGATTCCTAAAAGATACAAATCCATAACCCCTTGAACGGCCTGTCTTCTGATCCCACATAACCCTTGCATCACTGTAATATAAACAAAACAGCTCAAATAATCAACTTTATGGTCCAATCAGGCACAAGTTTAAGCATTATAATCAGTGCAGCCAACAACatggagagagagatagaaagAGAGGGGGGGATGCTTACGAGCAACTAGGGTAAACTGAAAAACAAGCAAACAGCATGGCATCAGTAACCTCAGGGCTAAGATCACCAACAAAAATGTTGAAGTGACCTGAACAACAGAAAAAACATGCAGTTAACCAAAGAATATGTTATGATGTCATCTTCTTATAACTTCAGAATCACAAGAACATCAAACATAAAAGATTACCATACCTGATGTATCCTCCCTTTGACCACTGGCGTATGCCCAATTAACTTTAATTGGCTGCCCAAACCTGCATAGCCATAACATAAGTAAAGCAGAAAAATCAAGCAAGTACTATAGTGAGTGCTATACATACTGTTTACTTACAGATGCCTCCCATTAAGAGACAATATAGCAAGTGCAGCAGATCTACGATCATAATAATGAATAAATCCATAGGATGACTGCAAGGAGCAAAAGGGAGTGCGTGGAAGGACTTGACTGTCAGTGAACAAAGGCAAAACATATACCAGGCAATTGTATGATAACATAAAATCAGAATGGGgtatagaaaaaataaaagtagaCTACCTTTTCTTTCCTAATAAGTTTACAACCTTCAACAGGACCTGTACTCGAGAAAACTTCCTGAATGAGTGGTTCAGTCACTTGGGTATGGATGTTTCCTACATACCTGcaatttctcaaaaataaaaaacctagaggtttaaaaagaaaaagaaaacaaaaaaaataaatgaatctATAAGAATCTCCTTTGATTACTGAAGCATGTTATGAACAGAAGTACACACAAATGGCACAAGAAAGATGCTTAAGTTTATCACATAAATAAGCATTGGATGAATATCTATAACTCAATATGACATTCAATGAAGGGCAAACAAAGGGACAAAGACAATAGAATACCACATTGAATGGGAAATAAGAATTCTTAGTTGCAAAATTGCTTTCACTTCTACGGAGCAAACCCACTATGTGACAATATATACATCTACTAAGAAAAAGGCTCCAAACAGCACTCACACGCTGCGGCATGTACTTGGATCAAAACCAGGAGGCAAATTTCCACTTGGAATTGGCTCAATCtgcaaagattaaaaaaaaaaaaagaataaaaataaagaaaaatcataGTGCTTTGTATCTCTACAACTGAAACCACCAAAGTACAGGCGAGTGAAATGAACACAATGATTTGACCAAGTACAGCACGAACATGTCACTACCAAAACTTCTGCAATACAGGGCAAGAAGAAACCCATATACCAAATACAAATAGAAGAAAGAAGACGTGTAAAGAAGATTGACATATAAAGGGGAATGatcaaaatgttaaaattttcATAATACAGATCCGGTTAGTGAACACAATCAGTGGGGGTAAAAAAATGTTGCACCATGAGAGATAAATTCTTTCCTAAAAGCCCTGCTTGTCTATATAACACTTCTACCTTTCCAGTGCCTCCGCTACCTTCTTGGATTAAATGCCTCAAAATGGCAATCCATCAATTGAACCAACTGCTGCATTTTCTTAGATGAGATTTTATCTTGAAAGAATGAGAATTGTTGTACACTTTGACCATAGATCGGAAaataaaggaagaaagaaactaAATAGTACGCAGAAGCAATGGAACACTAGAAAGTTACATCCCTGTTAGCTAGAAGAATAATCAAAATTCAGAGCTGCAATCCTCACTGACAACCACCGTTTTCACAGTAAAGACTGGTGCTTTAAGTGACCTATAAAACTCTCTAAATCCTCTCAAATTTCCTAAAAAGCCAGgtaacagaaaaataaaaaagccatATCCGTGAACTTGAACGAAAAAAGTTATgtttaaaagaaaaagcaatcaTCTTTCTGGTCTACAGCCAATGGACAGCATCATGCAATGGAAAAATAACACCCACAGTAGTAAAACCTGAACAGATAAACATACAAGgcaaaacaaaaatataaacacAGAGCTTGCAGGCACTCCCAAAGGACTATAAAACAACGAAAAGAGTTCCAATTGCCTCTTGATTAACAAGTGAAGTCAaacaggaaaatgaaaaaaaaaaaaaaaaggacaacaCATAACCTTATTTTTACAGCGGTCAAATTATCAAATTTACCATTTCAAACCATTCAATTCAATTTATCCAGGAGAATATAACAGAAAAAGTACAAAAGGGAGACAAAAAGAGGGTTTTGTGGTCAATTCCAACAATAGTAAAGAATGGGATTCTTCAAAAATGAAGCCATTTCATCATCCTCAGGCATAAAAAACAGCTCTCAGGAAAAAGCGGGGGAGGAACTCAAAGGACAAGAAAACATATCTATCAAGAGATAGAACTGTTATATTACACaaggtttaaaaaaaagaatagaaaaattGAACAGTTTCGAACCTGAGGAGCAGCTAAAAGACCAGGGTGATAGAGAGACTGCTGCTGAAGAAGCGCGTGTTGCATCAGCGCCTGATGTTGCTGTTGCTTCAGCCTCTGATGCTGCATTTTAGGGTTACGATCGATTTGATCGACTTGATTGATGAAGAGACTTTGATGGAGGGTAGGGTTTCGAGAGTGAGAAGAAGAGCTAGGAAAGGGCctcgaagaagaagaagaagaagaaacaggaaaaaaaattaaagaaagaaaaaagaaaaaaagaaaggaaaaaaagaaaaagaaaaaagacaagaaaattaaagaGAGGCCTATCTAAAAGGGAGGAATTTAACTCGCCTCACGCGGATATTTATAGGACGCTTTTTACCGAGTCGTACTCGTACCGTAGACAGATGCAGTAAACCAGTAATTACATTTTACTTCTCCTAAGGTTTAATTAAATCACTGATTAATCCTCAAGGTTCAGCCAAATTACAAAAAAGGTCCCTATTTCTGTATTTCAGTCATTCTAACAGTAAGTCTATGCTAGCTACAACCATTGCCATTAAGCGTACGAGGCAGGAACAGTGGCTAATGAAACggtttcaaaattattttgttCAATTGAATGAAGATGCacattttttttggggtcatGTAAATCATTTTGAACAcaatatatattaaatttagaGCAAATATTTGTGACCCTACACACAGCgtttaaaatgaaatacaaCATGTAATATAACCAATTGACTGGATAGTGTTGGTTTGTGAGTCACCCTTGTATTAGTCTCTCTGACTCAATTTGGCGATGACTTTCTGAGCGTTCTAATCTAATTAAATGCGTGTATTTATTTCTGTCTATGGAAAAAACATCACatgtaatatataaattttttcagTTTGTTTTTAACCAATCCTTATCATCAACCTTCAGGAATGGTGCCTGAAGGTGACGGTTCCTGCTCGTAATTCGCCATTAAATCATATCTATTGACAGTAGATGTGTCTgtgttttttaaaaagaaaaaaagaatctaATATCCCCCAAACTCTGTTGTTCTCCTTTTTCTTATCAATTACATTTTCATGGCTATCAATTTTCAATATCTTATGTTCAGCAAATTAGTGAAATCAAACACAAAAGTTAAATTTAGACTGATCATTTGTTGTCACTGTGTCACCAACCTATATCAATTCTTATAAAACCTTAAGTTGAAACATCACAAACAAAACATCTACTTCCActtgaaacttgacaaaagcATAGCAAAATTAAAACATTGAAGCATAGAATTCCAAAAAATTCTTGTGGAGGAACAGGGGATGAGTGTCATAGGGCCAAAATCTAGAGTTTGATCTGTAATTTGATTAATCCATAAGAAAATTATGACCCAATATGTTGGACGTCgccaattttatttgtttttggacgttaaaacaataaaagcctaCGTAGCAGAGCCCAAGGTAAACCAGACCTGCCCACTTTTAATAGCCCAAATACACAACGGGCATGTTTAACCAAGCCCGAGAGCAAGCCTAGATCACGACACACCTTCCCAGGATAACGGGGGTGCACCACCGCACCGGAATTTTTAACGTAACGGTTCCGGCTTACGTAGGAATCGTtgggatcgaagtaaaggaaggGAATAGAAAGGACCGGTGGAAAAGTAAGGGAAAAAATGGGTCAAGTAGAAAGCAGCTTtcatcagcaaaaaaaaaagcagcttTCATCAAATCTTATTTGCTTTAGGGAAAGTAGAGTAAAGCGggcttttatattttttaatttatccGTCTTGCTTAGGTTAAATATGAACGGAGAAGAATGAAAACATTGGACGTTTTTATTTTGACTCAACCAAGcatagaaaaaagagaaaaatattgAGTGTTAATTaactgcaaaagaaaaaaaaaaaagagaatgatctttttaaaaaaatcaaataatattttgtttgtatcataaacacatttcccaatccgcttttttatattttcaaccacatttttatctcacatacattacattacaaaaaaagtgctacagtaattattccaaataatatttcaaataatactctatccaaacattAAATTCGATTCTCCCTCCATTTTCACCAATTTTTGGAGGAgacaatttttcaacaatatatCTTGGTACCATTCTTGTGAATTTTGATATACCAATTTTCTGCAATTCATCCCTATCAACACTTCAAAGTAATATACAAGATTTGGGAGCTACTTAGAGGTCACTAGGCTTTAGTTATTGTGTAAGCAACTTGTTAGAAATAGCGTTGTACCTGACGGAATAACTTTCGTGCTCCTGGTGATGTAGCAGGATAACTAAAGTAATTGGCAGCGGTGGATTTTTCTTGAGATTTAATGTGTTTTGCAAAATGAGGGATTTTGCTTAAGAAGGATTTGCAATATGGCAAAGGAGGAAGGATAATTGTCATATTAAAAAGAGATGTTTTGTTAAACAATGATTATTTAGACTAACCCAATAAGACCGGTTGGGTTGGGTGATAAGAAGGAGAAAATGTAAGTAGGAGACTTATATTTAAAACCTCcaacttaccaaaaaaaaaaatctaagaatTAACTTAACTAGAGATGTTATTATTAAATAAGACACTTTTCATCAAAATAAAGTGTAATAGACGAATCATAGCCACAAGAAAAAACAACAAGAAGTATTTTATTACACCCTAAAATGTAATACAGCAATTAGATATCCTAATGTAGTGACATGTGTCATCTTTAAACTATAAAAGCCTTCTAATTAAGTTTGAACTCTTATATATATTAATCAAAGCAACAAGCAACAATTGATGATCTATCTCCAACGGAGAGCACAAAAAATAAGCAAGTTGGGGTTCTTCTCTCCTCTCTCCCTGTAGGCAGGCCTTCTCCTTGTTCTCTTTCAAGTTGGCTAATCTTTCTCccagttttttattttgttttcctctaAAATACTTTTATTCAATTCAAACATTGACAAGATAAATTTTATAAtctaaatttgttttttttttagattattCATACTTGAATTTCTATGAGGTTGAATTAGGTGATTTgggggaaaaaaggaagaagaatcttCCTTGATAGAGAGAAGAATGGAACCACAGTTTTTTTGGCTGACTAGAGTTAGACTTAAGTTCTATATCATAATTAAAGAAGAACATGTATCACCATACTAGGATAAGCTGTAACACTTGTAGGTGTAACAAAAGATCCATAGTCAAGAAAAACCAAATCCCATTTAGGGCTCTCATTTTATTTCCCTCCCGTTCCTCAATCCAAACAGTTTCTGAAGGAAATTGTCTCTGTCTCCTTCCTGGACTTATTTTAGAACTTTgcattttaaatttctcatcATATTTACTTTCACTAGGGAGAGATTTAAAACTCTTATTGGGTGCAGGTCAAGGAATTCGACCTGCATtcttattcaaaattttttgaaaattttacagCAGGAGTAAAGACACTTGTTTGGTCCAGTGACGGTTCAGTTCCTTTTCGGGTTCCCCATTGATTCTCTTGGATCTACTCCTTTCCCTTAGCGTAGAGTAATAATAGGTATAGAATATAATTTATCGtatctgaaaaaaaaatcatctttaCTTTTATGTCCCATAGTCCTATGCTGATGTACTCCTATTGGTGGTGCGGTTCCATATGAAAAGTTTtcagtgacttttttttttttgtacatgttTTAGGGTTAATATACTTCTGAGTCCTTAAATTTTGGATCGTTGACAATGTACACTCGAAATATTAATTTCGAACAATTTGTACCTTAATGTTATGTGAACATTCCAAATAGATTTAATTACTAATTAACATATTTTCCATCATGTATGTGTAGACTTGAGCATAAACATTGACCAAAAGAAGACACCTCAGCATAAAAGCATTCTCATTAGCAATGCGATCAAATCTGCTAAATTGAGGGCTGAAACTGATCAATCTACTctttttaaatcatttatatctatataaatttgagaaggaaTTTTTAGCAACAAATCTTCACAAACTTTCGCACTCTCAACTCTATTTTTCAAGCATCctacatttaatttattttgtaaaaaacATCATGGGCACATTACACCCCTACGTTTCCCTCAAATAAGAAATTAACTCCAACTAACACCCCCACATTTCTCTCAAACAAGAAGTTAACTCCAACTAACACTCCTTACACACCTTACTCCAATTAACACTCCTCACACACCTTCCTACTATAATTAAAACTCTTCcaatcaagaatttcacttaCATTAAAACTCTTCCAATTCCATCATAAGATTGCGCAAGTTCTCTTTCCACTCCATGTTGTTATTCTTATTAGCCCTCAAATTAAATT encodes:
- the LOC140004148 gene encoding oligouridylate-binding protein 1B-like isoform X1, with amino-acid sequence MQHQRLKQQQHQALMQHALLQQQSLYHPGLLAAPQIEPIPSGNLPPGFDPSTCRSVYVGNIHTQVTEPLIQEVFSSTGPVEGCKLIRKEKSSYGFIHYYDRRSAALAILSLNGRHLFGQPIKVNWAYASGQREDTSGHFNIFVGDLSPEVTDAMLFACFSVYPSCSDARVMWDQKTGRSRGYGFVSFRNQQDAQSAINDLTGKWLGSRQIRCNWATKGAGANDDKQSSDAKSVVELTTGSSEDGKEAANNDAPENNPQFTTVYVGNLAPEATQLDLHRHFHALGAGVIEEVRVQRDKGFGFVRYSTHAEAALAIQMGNTPSILCGKPIKCSWGNKPTPPGTSSNPLPPPALAPLPGLSATDLLAYERQLAMSKMGGVHALMHSQGQHPLKQASMGLGAAGASQAIYDGGFQNVAAAQQLMYYQ
- the LOC140004148 gene encoding oligouridylate-binding protein 1B-like isoform X2, whose product is MQHQRLKQQQHQALMQHALLQQQSLYHPGLLAAPQIEPIPSGNLPPGFDPSTCRSVYVGNIHTQVTEPLIQEVFSSTGPVEGCKLIRKEKSSYGFIHYYDRRSAALAILSLNGRHLFGQPIKVNWAYASGQREDTSGHFNIFVGDLSPEVTDAMLFACFSVYPSCSDARVMWDQKTGRSRGYGFVSFRNQQDAQSAINDLTGKWLGSRQIRCNWATKGAGANDDKQSSDAKSVVELTTGSSEDGKEAANNDAPENNPQFTTVYVGNLAPEATQLDLHRHFHALGAGVIEEVRVQRDKGFGFVRYSTHAEAALAIQMGNTPSILCGKPIKGLSTSEYAFLFPYLNQILW